In Companilactobacillus allii, one genomic interval encodes:
- a CDS encoding peptide chain release factor 3 → MDQKQLNNEVKKRRTFAIISHPDAGKTTITEQMLYFGGVIRSAGTVKAKKSGQFATSDWMEIEKKRGISVTSSVMQFHYRDKDVNILDTPGHEDFSEDTYRTLMAVDAAVMVIDSAKGIEPQTKKLFKVVKKRGIPIFTFMNKLDRDGRDPLDLIAELEDLLNIEGCAMNWPIGMGKELKGLYDITNNRVELYRKEGDDRYLPLDENNKLPAGNDLEGEGVYDQAVGEVDLIKEAGNTFDIKKIQAGNQTPVFFGSALTNFGVQTFLDSFLDMAPAPGEHKMQNSDDIVKPDDTEFSAFVFKIQANMNPNHRDRIAFVRICSGEFEKGIDVTLQRTGKVMRLNNATEFMSDQREQVKSAVAGDIVGLYDTGNFQIGDTIYTGKKEVQFEDLPQFTPEMFMQVQAKNVMKQKSFHKGMQQLVQEGAVQLYRTYTTNDYILGAVGQLQFEVFQFRMKNEYNCDVVMNPIGSRTARWIDPEQLDPAMSSTRNMLVKDMEDQPLFLFENRFAENWFVNKYPDVKLSSKL, encoded by the coding sequence ATGGATCAAAAACAATTAAATAATGAAGTAAAAAAGCGTCGAACCTTTGCAATTATTTCTCACCCGGATGCTGGTAAAACAACCATCACTGAACAAATGTTGTATTTTGGTGGAGTTATTCGTTCAGCTGGTACAGTTAAAGCTAAGAAGTCTGGTCAGTTTGCCACAAGTGATTGGATGGAAATTGAAAAGAAGCGTGGGATCTCAGTAACTAGTTCAGTTATGCAATTCCATTACCGTGACAAGGATGTCAATATCCTTGATACTCCAGGACATGAGGATTTCTCAGAAGATACTTATCGTACCTTGATGGCTGTTGATGCTGCCGTCATGGTTATTGATTCCGCAAAGGGTATTGAACCACAAACTAAGAAGTTATTTAAAGTTGTTAAAAAACGTGGTATTCCTATCTTCACATTCATGAATAAGTTGGATCGTGATGGTCGTGACCCACTTGACTTAATTGCTGAATTGGAAGATTTACTTAACATTGAAGGCTGTGCTATGAATTGGCCTATCGGTATGGGTAAGGAATTAAAGGGACTTTATGATATTACAAATAATCGTGTTGAATTGTATCGTAAAGAAGGCGATGACAGATACTTGCCATTGGATGAAAACAACAAATTACCTGCTGGTAATGATCTTGAAGGTGAAGGTGTCTACGACCAAGCTGTTGGGGAAGTAGATTTGATAAAAGAAGCAGGTAATACTTTTGACATCAAAAAGATTCAAGCTGGTAACCAAACACCTGTGTTCTTTGGTTCAGCTTTAACTAACTTTGGAGTACAAACATTCTTGGATTCATTCCTTGATATGGCACCAGCTCCTGGCGAACATAAAATGCAAAATAGTGACGATATCGTAAAACCTGATGATACAGAATTCTCAGCTTTTGTATTCAAGATTCAAGCTAATATGAATCCAAATCATCGTGATAGAATTGCTTTTGTTAGAATTTGTTCCGGCGAATTTGAAAAGGGGATAGACGTCACCCTTCAAAGAACTGGGAAAGTCATGCGTTTGAATAATGCGACTGAATTCATGTCCGACCAAAGAGAACAAGTTAAATCAGCCGTTGCCGGTGATATTGTTGGTTTGTATGATACCGGTAATTTCCAAATTGGCGATACTATATATACAGGTAAGAAGGAAGTACAGTTTGAAGACTTACCACAATTTACACCTGAAATGTTCATGCAAGTTCAAGCTAAAAATGTCATGAAACAAAAGTCATTCCACAAAGGAATGCAACAACTAGTCCAAGAAGGAGCCGTTCAATTGTATAGAACATATACAACAAATGACTACATATTAGGTGCAGTTGGTCAACTTCAATTTGAAGTTTTCCAATTCCGTATGAAGAACGAATATAACTGTGACGTAGTAATGAATCCAATCGGATCAAGAACAGCAAGATGGATCGACCCAGAACAATTAGATCCAGCAATGTCCTCAACAAGAAATATGTTAGTTAAGGATATGGAAGACCAACCATTGTTCTTGTTTGAGAATAGATTCGCCGAAAATTGGTTTGTTAATAAGTATCCAGATGTTAAATTGAGCTCTAAGCTATAG
- a CDS encoding aldo/keto reductase, with protein sequence MRQIQFNDQPTSIIGMGTWRIGEDPSKGSAEIQTIQYGLNHGITLIDTAEMYGEGAAETLVGEAIKDFDRQKFQLVSKFYPYHATPKLIKNSLEHSLKRLQTDYLDLYLLHWRGETPLAETISGLVDMKKAGYIKDFGVSNFDINDLKELYSVPNGDQCKVNQNLYNIGSRGIEYSILPWQKEHDISFMGYSPFGSDKNAYLHPQEIITDMANQKHITIFQLLLAWVIRNNDLLSIAKTSSLEHLKDNLGSIDVRFTDDELELLDKYYPAPTKETPLDVI encoded by the coding sequence ATGCGACAAATACAATTTAATGATCAACCTACCTCTATCATTGGTATGGGAACTTGGCGAATCGGTGAAGATCCATCTAAAGGATCTGCCGAGATCCAAACTATTCAATATGGCTTAAACCATGGAATAACTTTGATCGATACTGCTGAAATGTACGGTGAAGGTGCCGCAGAAACTTTAGTTGGTGAAGCAATAAAAGATTTTGATAGGCAAAAATTCCAACTAGTATCTAAGTTTTACCCTTATCACGCTACTCCCAAACTAATCAAGAATAGCTTAGAGCACTCCCTCAAACGACTTCAGACTGATTATTTGGACCTATATTTACTACATTGGCGTGGTGAGACTCCACTTGCTGAGACTATTAGTGGACTTGTTGATATGAAAAAAGCCGGCTATATCAAAGATTTTGGTGTCTCAAACTTTGATATAAACGACTTAAAAGAATTGTATTCAGTTCCTAATGGTGATCAATGTAAAGTTAACCAAAACCTCTACAACATTGGAAGCCGTGGTATTGAATATTCGATACTACCTTGGCAAAAGGAACATGATATTTCATTTATGGGTTATTCACCATTTGGCTCTGATAAAAATGCTTATTTGCATCCCCAAGAAATCATTACCGATATGGCAAATCAAAAACACATCACTATTTTCCAACTATTACTAGCTTGGGTGATTAGAAATAATGACTTGTTAAGTATCGCCAAGACTAGCTCCCTTGAACATCTCAAAGATAACTTAGGTTCAATCGATGTCAGATTCACTGATGACGAGTTAGAACTATTGGACAAGTATTATCCTGCTCCAACAAAAGAAACTCCACTAGACGTGATCTAA
- a CDS encoding CdaR family transcriptional regulator — MKLDPILAQSIVDRMMESIPYNINMMNEHGYIIASGDKNRLNTLHVGAVDAIEKSETLPMIQSFGTHGQPGVNIPVQFQSKTIGVIGITGDPKKVTPLASLLKISTELLITQSYNNQVEAQHKNRLNRFLYQWTEVTDDIKAQTELNIEAKLLQVDLFIQRFAIVVETADTTPLLIKKNDYTLALSPHSTVIITASDTAMNLYLKRAISKHIKVGVGNKTTLLGKSVKQAQSTIRVAQIFDFDNTNFYNQISLIDKILSTDLSTHEIIEQFNTLHQTDGGRELIDTLSCYFINNESVTETSKQLHIHRNTTNYRLNKISEYFGLDLHILDETFKLYLNYLFFQESVYKRTH, encoded by the coding sequence ATGAAACTTGATCCCATACTCGCACAGTCCATTGTTGATCGGATGATGGAAAGTATCCCTTACAATATCAATATGATGAACGAACATGGATACATTATCGCTAGTGGTGACAAAAATAGACTCAACACTCTACACGTTGGTGCCGTTGACGCTATAGAGAAAAGTGAAACCTTACCAATGATTCAATCCTTTGGAACTCATGGACAACCCGGAGTCAATATTCCCGTTCAATTTCAAAGTAAAACTATTGGTGTGATAGGTATTACCGGTGACCCAAAAAAAGTCACTCCTTTAGCATCTCTACTAAAAATCTCGACAGAATTATTGATAACTCAAAGTTATAACAATCAAGTTGAAGCACAACACAAGAATAGATTGAATCGTTTCTTATACCAATGGACTGAAGTAACTGACGATATTAAAGCTCAGACCGAACTCAATATTGAGGCCAAGTTATTACAAGTAGATCTATTTATACAACGGTTCGCAATTGTCGTTGAGACCGCAGATACAACACCTTTACTTATCAAGAAGAATGACTACACACTAGCTCTTTCACCACACAGTACAGTCATCATCACGGCATCAGATACTGCCATGAATCTTTATTTAAAAAGAGCCATATCCAAACATATCAAAGTTGGCGTTGGCAACAAAACAACTTTGTTGGGTAAATCCGTCAAACAAGCTCAAAGTACGATCCGTGTTGCTCAGATTTTTGATTTTGATAATACCAATTTTTATAATCAAATCAGCCTCATTGATAAAATTCTCTCAACAGACTTATCCACACATGAAATAATCGAACAATTCAATACTCTGCATCAAACTGACGGCGGTCGTGAGTTAATAGACACATTGTCTTGTTACTTTATAAACAATGAAAGTGTCACTGAAACCTCTAAACAACTGCATATTCATCGCAATACGACCAATTATCGACTGAATAAGATCTCAGAATACTTCGGTTTAGATTTACACATCCTAGATGAAACATTTAAACTATATCTGAACTATCTGTTTTTCCAAGAATCAGTCTACAAAAGAACGCATTGA
- a CDS encoding glycerate kinase produces the protein MKIVLAPDSFKNSLTAKQVASAMQTGLQRVYPDATFVKVPMADGGEGTVQSLVDAKNGQILTEKVINPLGVETQAHYGLIDDGSVAVIEMAEASGIQFINEYTRNPYVTTTYGTGQLMKAAIKHGAKTIIIGIGGSATNDGGAGMAQALGAHLLDADNNELKYGGAVLKKLSKIDISEMLPELNDIKIIVASDVTNPLTGKNGASHVFGPQKGANEEMVEFLDDALSHYAKVIKKDLGKDLEQTPGAGAAGGLGAGLLAFTNAKLQSGVDIVVNYTGLKDQVKDADLVFTGEGQIDFQTKFGKTPIGVSQATKEVNKNATVVAIAGSVGDRISELYPLGIDAIFTCVPGVQSLDKAISDSGKNIEQVCENVGRLFKSVTTRG, from the coding sequence ATGAAAATTGTACTCGCTCCAGATTCATTCAAAAATTCTTTAACTGCTAAGCAAGTCGCTTCAGCAATGCAAACAGGATTACAACGAGTTTATCCTGACGCAACTTTTGTTAAAGTACCAATGGCTGATGGTGGTGAAGGTACTGTTCAATCACTGGTCGATGCTAAAAATGGTCAAATTTTGACGGAAAAAGTTATCAATCCTTTGGGTGTTGAAACACAAGCACATTACGGATTGATAGATGATGGAAGTGTTGCTGTCATTGAAATGGCAGAGGCCAGTGGAATTCAATTCATTAATGAATATACTAGAAACCCATACGTGACGACTACTTATGGAACTGGCCAATTAATGAAAGCTGCTATTAAACATGGGGCCAAGACTATTATTATTGGTATCGGTGGATCAGCGACCAACGATGGTGGGGCCGGTATGGCTCAAGCACTTGGCGCCCATTTATTAGATGCAGATAATAATGAATTGAAATATGGAGGAGCAGTGTTGAAGAAGTTAAGCAAAATCGACATCAGTGAAATGCTTCCAGAATTAAATGATATCAAGATCATTGTCGCATCAGATGTTACCAATCCATTGACTGGCAAAAATGGTGCCTCACACGTCTTTGGACCACAAAAAGGTGCTAATGAAGAAATGGTAGAGTTCTTAGACGATGCCTTGTCACATTATGCAAAAGTAATCAAAAAAGACCTCGGTAAAGACTTAGAACAAACACCAGGAGCTGGTGCTGCAGGCGGTTTAGGAGCCGGGTTATTGGCATTTACCAACGCAAAGTTACAGTCAGGTGTTGATATAGTTGTTAATTACACAGGCTTAAAAGATCAAGTTAAAGACGCCGATTTAGTATTTACAGGCGAAGGCCAAATTGACTTTCAAACTAAATTCGGCAAGACACCAATTGGCGTTAGCCAAGCTACCAAAGAAGTTAATAAAAATGCAACAGTAGTAGCGATTGCCGGTAGTGTAGGAGACAGGATCTCTGAACTTTACCCATTAGGAATAGATGCAATATTCACCTGTGTACCAGGTGTTCAAAGTTTAGATAAAGCAATTTCAGATTCAGGTAAGAATATAGAACAAGTTTGTGAGAACGTCGGCCGCCTATTTAAGAGCGTAACAACACGCGGTTAA
- a CDS encoding sugar O-acetyltransferase: MMTEHEKLLAGLDYDYRDPELQGMIAHCKELVGIINTTTDFKKRQESVDNLFGVSGKGLTINGQISALYGEHIHVGDDVFINGNCTFQDSNIITLGSRVVIAPDTKLYCGEHAIDASKRFGVREDGSKYLITYTKPISIGDDVWIGGNVTIIGGVTIGNNVIVGAGAVVTKDVPDNTIVAGVPAKVIRSLEPLK; the protein is encoded by the coding sequence ATGATGACAGAACATGAGAAATTATTGGCAGGACTAGATTACGATTATCGTGATCCTGAGTTACAAGGTATGATCGCTCACTGTAAGGAATTGGTCGGTATCATAAATACAACAACTGATTTTAAAAAGAGACAAGAAAGCGTCGATAACTTATTTGGAGTTTCCGGCAAGGGTCTAACCATCAACGGTCAAATCAGTGCACTGTATGGAGAGCATATTCACGTTGGTGATGATGTGTTCATCAATGGGAATTGTACTTTTCAAGATTCAAATATCATTACATTAGGCAGTCGTGTAGTGATTGCTCCAGATACCAAGTTGTATTGTGGTGAACATGCGATCGATGCAAGTAAGCGCTTTGGAGTACGTGAGGATGGTAGTAAATATCTGATTACTTATACAAAGCCCATAAGTATTGGTGATGATGTATGGATCGGTGGAAACGTCACGATTATTGGTGGAGTAACCATTGGTAATAACGTTATAGTTGGTGCAGGAGCTGTCGTTACTAAAGATGTTCCTGATAATACTATCGTTGCTGGCGTTCCAGCTAAGGTCATTAGAAGTCTAGAGCCATTGAAATAA
- a CDS encoding choloylglycine hydrolase family protein, translating to MCTGISYESTDNQEFFGRTQEYNLEYDYVLAQFPRDYVVDISASKWKTKYSVIGVSARIDHQLMPTVLDGLNEFGLACSTQYFAEDNIYNTMDEIIEEGKSPVYAEQFIFYILSMCKDIDDVKQILKSVAIPNSSIVQKTGLPQHFFIKDGSGRSIVVEPSIAAEFGFNVYENKIGVMTNSPSFDWQVTNLKNYTGLTTKFQNDLQLNNTTIKSLGKSSGLIGLPGDYTAPSRFVKATTLLNFSEKTDSNNSINLGFHILSMSDIPKGVVICADGTSEYTQYTSLYNQTKRELYIKLYDNLDVQKITFSDEYANNSEPKIYELVKESHYKELK from the coding sequence ATGTGTACAGGAATTAGTTATGAATCAACCGATAATCAGGAATTCTTCGGAAGAACTCAAGAATACAATTTGGAGTATGACTATGTGCTTGCACAATTTCCACGTGATTACGTTGTCGATATAAGTGCAAGTAAGTGGAAAACGAAGTATTCCGTGATCGGAGTATCAGCTAGAATCGATCATCAGCTTATGCCGACTGTTTTGGATGGATTAAACGAGTTTGGGTTGGCATGTTCAACACAGTATTTTGCCGAAGATAACATCTACAACACAATGGATGAGATAATTGAGGAAGGTAAGAGTCCGGTATATGCCGAACAATTCATTTTTTATATTCTATCTATGTGTAAAGATATTGACGATGTTAAACAAATATTGAAGAGCGTTGCCATACCAAATAGTTCCATTGTTCAAAAGACTGGCTTACCTCAGCACTTTTTCATCAAAGATGGTAGTGGTAGAAGTATTGTTGTCGAACCATCAATTGCTGCTGAATTTGGCTTTAACGTTTACGAGAACAAAATAGGAGTTATGACTAATAGCCCATCATTTGACTGGCAAGTAACGAATTTGAAGAATTATACTGGTTTAACAACAAAATTTCAAAATGATCTACAATTGAATAACACCACGATCAAATCCCTAGGTAAAAGTTCAGGATTGATTGGATTACCGGGTGATTACACAGCTCCATCTAGATTTGTTAAGGCCACAACTTTGTTGAATTTTTCTGAAAAAACAGATAGTAATAATTCTATTAATCTAGGATTTCATATTCTTTCAATGTCTGATATCCCAAAGGGTGTTGTGATATGTGCAGATGGAACTTCTGAATATACGCAATACACATCTTTGTACAATCAGACCAAAAGAGAATTATATATCAAACTTTATGATAACTTGGACGTCCAAAAAATTACTTTTAGTGATGAGTATGCTAATAATAGTGAACCTAAGATATATGAACTTGTTAAAGAATCACACTATAAAGAATTGAAATAA
- the brnQ gene encoding branched-chain amino acid transport system II carrier protein, with the protein MDKKLSWRNSLFIGSMLFGLFFGAGNLIFPVFLGQQAGSHVGLAISGFLITGIGLPLLGVAGMGMTRSSSVFELAEHVNKPFAYVFTILLYLTIGPLFATPRLATTSFQMGISPFVSSDNRRGFLIIFSIVFFIVAWLFARKPSNIMTYVGKWLTPTFLILLGILIVVALVKPMGNFSATPQGMYKKSPVLTGFTEGYNTMDALASLVFGVVVIDAIKELGITKPVQIAKETIKSGAISIILMGILYSLLAIIGTMSLGKLSLATNGGVTLAQIFKYYFGSVGSILLALIVIIACLKTAIGLISSFGDSMTEIFPKTNYQAMIALASVVSCVIANLGLTKLIKYSTPVLMFIYPLAIVMILLAVFSPIIGTSSKVYKTTLVFTIIPAVFSGMENLPKGLQVRSILSINQVLPFSSMGLGWIIPAFLGLIIGYILSKLDHV; encoded by the coding sequence ATGGATAAGAAATTATCGTGGAGAAATTCACTATTTATTGGTTCAATGCTGTTTGGACTATTTTTTGGAGCTGGAAATTTAATATTTCCAGTATTCTTGGGTCAACAAGCAGGTAGTCATGTAGGACTAGCTATATCGGGATTCCTAATAACTGGAATTGGCTTGCCACTACTTGGAGTTGCTGGTATGGGGATGACTAGATCAAGCAGTGTCTTTGAACTAGCTGAACATGTCAATAAACCCTTTGCATATGTGTTTACAATATTACTGTATCTAACCATCGGTCCGTTATTTGCGACTCCTAGGTTAGCTACAACGTCATTTCAAATGGGAATATCGCCATTTGTGTCATCAGATAATCGCAGAGGATTCTTAATAATTTTCTCAATTGTGTTTTTTATAGTCGCTTGGCTCTTTGCTCGTAAACCGAGTAACATAATGACTTATGTTGGAAAGTGGTTAACACCAACCTTCTTGATTCTTTTGGGGATTTTGATCGTTGTGGCGTTGGTCAAGCCAATGGGTAACTTCTCAGCGACTCCACAAGGAATGTACAAAAAAAGCCCTGTTCTCACAGGGTTTACTGAAGGATATAATACTATGGATGCCTTGGCATCATTGGTGTTTGGGGTAGTAGTCATTGATGCGATCAAGGAACTAGGAATAACCAAGCCGGTTCAGATTGCCAAGGAGACCATTAAGTCTGGAGCAATAAGTATTATTTTGATGGGGATTTTGTATTCTTTATTAGCCATTATAGGAACGATGAGCCTTGGTAAATTAAGTTTGGCAACTAACGGCGGAGTTACACTGGCTCAGATATTCAAGTATTACTTTGGATCCGTTGGTAGCATATTATTGGCATTAATAGTTATTATCGCCTGTCTAAAAACGGCCATTGGATTGATATCTTCATTTGGGGATTCTATGACTGAGATTTTCCCCAAGACAAATTATCAAGCAATGATTGCTCTAGCAAGTGTAGTGTCATGTGTGATTGCTAATTTGGGCTTGACCAAGCTCATTAAGTATTCCACGCCAGTGTTGATGTTCATTTACCCTTTGGCAATCGTCATGATTTTATTGGCGGTTTTTTCACCAATCATAGGAACATCTTCGAAGGTATATAAAACGACCTTAGTATTTACTATAATCCCAGCAGTCTTTTCAGGAATGGAGAATTTACCTAAAGGACTACAAGTACGTTCTATTCTAAGTATCAATCAAGTTTTGCCATTTTCAAGCATGGGATTAGGCTGGATAATTCCAGCATTTTTAGGATTGATCATTGGCTACATATTGAGTAAATTAGATCACGTCTAG
- the rpoN gene encoding RNA polymerase factor sigma-54 translates to MQLKQSHQLKQKQMQKLSLTQGMRQSIVMLQSDAIDLSEYLKDVSLENPLFDVHTSLDVPFMQGTRDNQSYQLRDNSQSLFEYLLDQVQLTMRDTPLRDLVIYLVEQLDPNGYLPITDKEIMDELNIDKVSLLDALTLLQQLDPPGVGAHDLRECLLLQAQADRESPEYAVDILKYYFDTMVDHDWQTIQNNLQIDKTTLDENIDYIKELSATPGERYNGSDLQYVVPELQVKNNDGKLSLAITRYGQPQLIFAQETYDLLSKTVDNDVKNYIKEKYDQYQTLEYNLERRIKTVSMIGKVIVQTQYKFFTQETTTLEPLLLRDVAQRLQLSESTVSRAINGKYIQTDFGMIELKNLFSRRSKVSDGVKSRSVDQVKDTIKKLIDEEDKPLSDQKISDLLKESGLEVARRTVAKYREQLHILTANKRK, encoded by the coding sequence ATGCAACTGAAACAAAGCCACCAACTTAAACAAAAACAAATGCAAAAATTATCTTTGACTCAGGGGATGCGTCAATCAATTGTCATGTTACAGTCTGATGCAATTGATCTTAGTGAGTATTTAAAAGATGTCAGTTTAGAAAATCCATTATTTGATGTCCATACAAGTCTCGATGTTCCATTCATGCAAGGAACACGTGATAATCAATCATATCAATTAAGAGATAATAGCCAATCACTATTTGAATATTTATTAGATCAAGTTCAACTAACTATGAGGGATACACCATTAAGAGATTTGGTGATTTATTTGGTTGAACAATTAGATCCAAACGGCTACTTGCCAATTACCGATAAAGAAATCATGGACGAATTAAATATTGATAAGGTGAGTTTGTTGGATGCATTAACATTGCTTCAACAACTAGATCCGCCGGGTGTTGGAGCACATGATCTACGCGAATGTCTACTTCTACAGGCACAAGCAGATCGTGAATCTCCAGAATATGCTGTCGATATTTTGAAGTATTACTTTGACACAATGGTCGATCATGATTGGCAGACGATTCAAAATAACCTGCAGATCGACAAGACCACATTAGATGAGAATATTGATTACATCAAAGAATTATCAGCTACACCTGGTGAACGCTATAACGGTAGTGACTTACAATACGTTGTTCCTGAACTTCAAGTTAAGAATAATGACGGCAAGTTGAGTCTAGCAATCACTAGATATGGTCAGCCACAATTGATCTTTGCACAAGAAACATATGACTTATTATCAAAGACAGTTGATAATGATGTGAAGAATTATATCAAAGAGAAATATGACCAGTACCAAACGCTAGAATATAATTTGGAACGCAGAATCAAGACAGTGTCGATGATTGGAAAGGTTATTGTCCAGACTCAATACAAGTTCTTCACCCAAGAGACTACGACACTTGAGCCATTGTTGTTGAGAGATGTTGCACAAAGGTTGCAATTGAGTGAATCGACAGTTAGTCGTGCTATTAATGGCAAGTACATTCAGACTGATTTTGGTATGATCGAATTGAAGAACTTATTCTCAAGACGTAGCAAGGTTTCTGATGGTGTCAAAAGTAGGTCAGTTGACCAAGTTAAAGATACTATTAAAAAGTTGATCGACGAAGAAGATAAACCGTTGAGTGACCAGAAGATATCTGATTTATTAAAGGAATCAGGATTAGAAGTTGCAAGAAGAACAGTTGCTAAGTATCGCGAACAGTTGCATATACTTACGGCAAATAAACGAAAATAG
- a CDS encoding GntP family permease, producing the protein MAVIAWWAALIGLALAIILILFKVNPVYSLMMGSIIGCLLGGMSLAQTTNTIVTGSSGVMGTIIRVIAAGVLAGVMMESGAANVIATNIVSHFSDRLTILALALSTMVLTGVGIFIPVAVLIVAPIALEVGQKMHYSKLSLLVALSGGGKAGNIISPNPNTIAAAKGFNVELSQVMIADFVPAVVGLIVAVLLAMLVKNRGTFIPADQKFAKKEVEDLPSLGSAITTPLVAVVLLLITPIGDVLGIKALSSLNIDAMYILPIAGLIGTLAMKQQRKFLTYMKNGLARMTDVVMILIGAGAIAGLISASNLPQEIVMLVKSSGISGTFLAPIAGILMAGATGSTSTGVILASNSFSKSIMSLGISGTGAAAMVHTGATVIDQLPHGNYFHVTAQSVNMQFKERMSVVVWEMLVGLSMTIVATLMYGGLF; encoded by the coding sequence ATTGCAGTGATAGCATGGTGGGCCGCATTAATAGGTTTGGCTTTAGCAATTATTTTAATTTTATTCAAAGTAAATCCTGTCTATTCATTGATGATGGGAAGCATTATAGGTTGTTTGTTAGGAGGAATGAGTCTAGCACAAACAACTAATACAATAGTAACTGGTAGTTCAGGTGTCATGGGGACGATCATCAGAGTTATTGCGGCAGGTGTCTTAGCCGGGGTCATGATGGAGTCTGGCGCTGCCAATGTGATTGCGACTAATATAGTCAGTCACTTCAGTGATAGATTGACGATTCTTGCACTAGCATTATCCACAATGGTTCTGACTGGAGTAGGAATATTTATTCCAGTTGCTGTTCTTATCGTTGCTCCGATAGCATTAGAGGTCGGTCAAAAGATGCATTACAGCAAGTTATCATTGTTGGTTGCATTATCAGGTGGAGGTAAGGCAGGTAATATTATTTCGCCTAACCCTAATACTATAGCTGCTGCTAAGGGATTCAATGTTGAATTATCACAAGTCATGATAGCTGACTTTGTACCAGCAGTAGTTGGTTTGATCGTTGCTGTTTTACTAGCAATGTTAGTAAAGAATAGAGGAACTTTCATACCAGCAGACCAAAAATTCGCCAAAAAAGAAGTCGAAGATCTACCAAGTTTGGGTTCAGCAATCACAACTCCATTAGTTGCCGTTGTCTTGTTGTTGATAACACCCATTGGGGATGTTTTAGGTATCAAGGCTTTATCAAGCTTGAATATTGATGCAATGTATATCTTACCAATTGCTGGATTGATCGGAACTCTAGCAATGAAGCAACAACGTAAGTTCTTAACTTATATGAAAAATGGACTAGCTAGAATGACTGATGTTGTAATGATCCTTATCGGTGCTGGTGCGATTGCTGGATTGATATCAGCTTCTAACTTGCCACAAGAAATCGTTATGTTGGTTAAATCATCAGGTATATCAGGAACATTCCTGGCACCAATCGCCGGTATTTTGATGGCAGGTGCCACGGGTTCAACATCAACTGGTGTTATTCTTGCTTCTAATTCTTTCAGCAAGTCGATTATGTCACTGGGAATCTCAGGAACAGGTGCTGCCGCAATGGTTCATACCGGAGCCACTGTTATTGACCAATTACCACATGGTAATTACTTCCACGTCACAGCCCAATCAGTCAATATGCAATTCAAGGAAAGAATGAGTGTTGTAGTTTGGGAAATGTTAGTGGGATTGTCTATGACGATTGTCGCTACACTTATGTACGGTGGTTTATTCTAA